Proteins from a single region of Heterodontus francisci isolate sHetFra1 chromosome 29, sHetFra1.hap1, whole genome shotgun sequence:
- the LOC137345791 gene encoding probable G-protein coupled receptor 139 translates to MADLISASTFIHSPLQLELLSSSSALVPHPEVSLIDRLVFQSGRADSGAGRRTRAFQMLTPVFWGRCLISEGVQSPSPEGLAIVILSRGKCGLSTCTTRYLVAMATADLLVIITGVILWRISYYYFRGSFLDITPVCSVTSFLSFAAGDCSVWFTVTFTFDRFVAICCQKLKTNYCTEKTAAVVLATTCILTCLQNIPLYFIFEPGEIVDNVPWFCVIKSSYFTEPGWVGYAWFELVFSPLIPFALILLLNALTVRHILVASRVRKGLKGQSKGENHSDPEMESRRKSVILLFAISGNFILLWLVFVIEFLYYNITGTEHKDYTHSEFIFQQVGWMLLTLSCCTNTFIYGVTQSKFREQVKSAVKYPVTSIIQLMNKQNN, encoded by the exons atggctgatctcatctcagcctcaactttcATTCATTCACCATTGCAGCTGGAACTTCTGTCTTCCTCATCGGCTCTG gttccccaccctgaagtcagcctgattgacaggcttgtcttccagtcgggcagggcggactctggagcaggccGCAGGACCAGGGCGTTCCAAATGCTGACCCCGGTGTTTTGGGGGAGATGCCTGATTTCGGAGGGTgtccaatcaccatctccagaggGG ttggcgattgtgatcctgtcccggggaaagtgcggcctctccacctgcaccactcgctacctggtggccatggcaacggcagatctactggtcattatcactggggtcatactgtggcggattagttattattatttccgtggatctttcctggacatcacccctgtgtgtagtgtaacCAGTTTCCTTAGTTTTGCAGCcggagattgttctgtctggttcaccgtcactttcacctttgatcgatttgtggccatttgttgccagaagctgaaaacaaactattgcaccgagaaaacagcggctgtggttctagcaacaacctgcattctgaccTGTTTACAAAACATTCCCTtatactttatatttgaacctggagagatagtggacaatgtaccgtggttctgtgttaTAAAGTCAAGTTATTTTACTGAACCCGGATGGGTGGGATATGCTTGGTTTGAATTGGTTTTCAGCCCATTGATCCCATTCGCGTTaatcctgttgctcaacgctctgacagtcagacacattttagtggccagtcgagtccgtaagggactgaagggtcagagcaagggagagaatcacagtgacccagagatggagagcagaaggaagtctgtgattttactgttcgccatatccggcaacttcatacttctgtggttggtgtttgttatagaattcttatattataacattacaggaacagaACACAAGGATTACACCCATTCTGAATTtatatttcaacaagtcggatggatgctgctgactttaagttgctgcacaaacacatttatttatggggtgactcagtccaagttcagagagcaggtcaagagtgcggtgaaatatccggttacatcaattattcaattaatgaataaacaaaacaactga